From a region of the Bradyrhizobium diazoefficiens genome:
- a CDS encoding flagellar hook-basal body complex protein, which yields MGIFDAMNTSVGGLQAQSYALQNISGNIANSSTTGYKGIGTSFVDLIPDSSVPSKQVAGGVTANAKATITTQGTISGSTVATNMAITGDGFFSIQKATGIVDNVPVFSGVTYYTRRGDFQLNANGNLVNGAGYYLMGTTVDPKTGNPQGNVATVLKFQNNFIPAQATTSIQYAANLPTQPNTAASSTAASGTLLAFGGLNPSDFSANPLPVGTPPAPYTNATVSGAAATGNIRSAYSSTTGTGTVALQNNSSAVASTTTSLDNTAGTHLASSILTALSGQTLTINGNLITFNNGTAGATTTGSSPSTTTIGLGTSTTATVADILSAIQTAGGAGVSASLSASGNIVISSGTTVDVAVNSGQAATALGISSVTRGGNVLSSPAITGATVLSGSATAGGAEVLTSGFSAGDTITVDGQTLLFKASGASGNNEINVTDNVTTLLGKIDALSGASGSSVSAGGVITLNTGTVSNLSVSSSNSAAFAALGFTSTITKNRDGGGTAGTGGVTGNDIATFTKESISGGAVTAYNAAGTPVNLQLRWAKTDSATLGAGHSDTWNLFYQTDPNATGSTVGWVNTGQAFTFAADGSLTSPSGSGITINNVSVSGQSLGSVAFNISSGGLTQYASTSGAVTINTITQNGYAAGQLRSVAVNNNGLVVGTFSNGQNLDLAQVSLSHFNGTNYLKAMDGGAYAATEQSGPAIDGASGTISGSSLEGSNTDIADEFTKLIVTQQAYSANTKVITTANSMVQDLLNVLR from the coding sequence ATGGGTATCTTCGATGCAATGAATACCTCGGTGGGTGGCCTGCAGGCGCAGTCCTACGCGCTGCAGAACATTTCCGGCAACATCGCGAACTCATCGACCACCGGTTACAAGGGCATCGGCACCAGCTTCGTCGATCTCATTCCCGACTCCTCGGTGCCGAGCAAGCAGGTCGCGGGCGGCGTGACGGCCAATGCCAAGGCCACCATCACCACGCAGGGCACGATCTCGGGCTCCACGGTCGCCACCAACATGGCGATCACCGGTGACGGCTTCTTCTCGATCCAGAAAGCGACCGGCATCGTCGACAACGTGCCGGTGTTCAGCGGCGTCACATATTACACCCGGCGCGGCGACTTCCAGCTCAACGCCAACGGCAACCTGGTCAACGGCGCCGGCTATTACCTGATGGGCACCACGGTCGATCCGAAGACCGGCAACCCGCAGGGCAACGTGGCGACGGTGCTGAAATTCCAGAACAACTTCATCCCGGCGCAGGCGACCACCTCGATCCAGTACGCGGCAAACCTGCCGACCCAGCCGAACACGGCGGCGAGCTCGACCGCGGCGAGCGGCACGCTGCTGGCATTCGGCGGCCTCAATCCGTCCGACTTCTCGGCCAACCCGCTGCCGGTCGGCACGCCGCCTGCGCCCTACACCAACGCGACGGTGTCCGGTGCCGCCGCCACCGGCAACATCCGCTCGGCCTATTCGTCGACGACCGGGACGGGCACCGTGGCGCTGCAGAACAACTCGTCCGCGGTGGCATCGACCACGACGTCCCTCGACAACACCGCGGGCACGCATCTCGCCTCCAGCATTCTCACCGCCCTGAGCGGCCAGACGCTGACGATCAACGGCAATTTGATCACCTTCAACAATGGCACCGCAGGCGCCACGACGACCGGCAGCAGCCCGTCGACCACCACGATCGGCCTAGGCACAAGCACCACTGCCACCGTCGCCGACATCCTAAGCGCCATCCAGACTGCCGGCGGTGCTGGCGTCAGCGCTTCGCTGAGTGCCAGCGGCAACATCGTGATCTCCAGTGGTACGACCGTCGACGTGGCGGTCAACAGCGGGCAGGCAGCCACCGCGCTCGGTATCAGCAGCGTGACGCGCGGCGGCAACGTGCTGTCCTCGCCCGCGATCACAGGCGCCACGGTGCTGAGCGGCAGCGCGACGGCCGGCGGCGCGGAAGTGCTCACGTCGGGGTTTTCTGCGGGCGACACCATCACCGTCGACGGCCAGACGCTGCTCTTCAAGGCTTCGGGCGCTTCCGGCAACAACGAGATCAACGTCACCGACAACGTCACGACCCTGCTCGGCAAGATCGACGCTCTCTCCGGCGCGTCGGGATCGTCGGTCAGCGCCGGCGGCGTGATCACGCTGAACACCGGCACCGTCTCCAACCTGTCGGTGTCCAGCTCCAACAGCGCGGCCTTCGCCGCGCTCGGCTTCACCTCGACCATCACCAAGAATCGCGACGGCGGCGGTACCGCCGGCACCGGCGGCGTGACCGGCAACGACATCGCGACTTTCACCAAGGAATCGATCAGCGGTGGGGCGGTGACCGCCTACAACGCCGCGGGCACGCCGGTGAACCTGCAGCTGCGCTGGGCAAAAACTGACAGTGCGACGCTGGGGGCGGGGCATTCCGATACCTGGAACCTGTTCTACCAGACCGACCCGAACGCAACCGGCTCGACGGTCGGCTGGGTCAATACCGGTCAGGCCTTCACCTTTGCCGCTGACGGCTCGCTGACCTCGCCGAGCGGTTCGGGCATCACCATCAACAATGTCAGCGTCAGCGGCCAGTCGCTCGGCTCGGTCGCCTTCAACATCTCCTCGGGCGGGCTGACGCAATATGCCAGCACCAGCGGTGCGGTGACCATCAACACCATCACCCAGAACGGCTATGCCGCGGGTCAGCTCCGCTCCGTCGCCGTCAACAACAACGGCCTCGTGGTCGGCACCTTCTCCAACGGCCAGAACCTCGACCTCGCACAGGTCTCGTTGTCGCACTTCAACGGCACCAACTACCTCAAGGCGATGGATGGTGGCGCGTATGCCGCAACCGAACAGTCGGGACCTGCGATCGACGGCGCTTCGGGCACCATCAGCGGCTCGTCGCTGGAAGGCTCGAACACCGACATCGCCGACGAATTCACCAAGCTGATCGTGACCCAGCAGGCCTATTCGGCCAACACCAAGGTGATCACGACCGCGAACTCGATGGTGCAGGACCTTCTGAACGTGTTGCGCTGA
- the msrB gene encoding peptide-methionine (R)-S-oxide reductase MsrB encodes MFDRRILLTTVAGLFGLSAFRWLKASPAEAGEKAAEKFEITKTEAEWRAQLTPQQYEILRNHGTERPGSSPLLKEHRKGTFACAGCDLPLFASETKFESGTGWPSFYAPIEGNVGKTEDRTFGMLRTEVHCRRCGGHLGHVFDDGPKPTGLRYCIDGFGLVFHPAAASAT; translated from the coding sequence ATGTTTGACCGCCGCATCCTGCTAACGACTGTTGCCGGCCTGTTCGGCCTTTCGGCCTTCCGCTGGCTGAAAGCATCGCCGGCTGAGGCCGGCGAGAAAGCCGCGGAAAAGTTCGAGATCACGAAGACGGAGGCGGAATGGCGCGCCCAACTGACCCCGCAGCAATACGAGATCCTGCGCAATCACGGCACCGAGCGGCCGGGCTCCAGCCCGCTGCTCAAGGAGCATCGCAAGGGCACCTTCGCCTGCGCCGGCTGTGACCTGCCGCTGTTTGCGTCCGAGACCAAATTCGAGAGTGGCACCGGCTGGCCGAGCTTCTATGCGCCGATCGAAGGCAATGTCGGCAAGACCGAGGACCGCACCTTCGGCATGCTCCGCACCGAGGTGCATTGCCGGCGCTGCGGCGGCCATCTCGGCCACGTCTTCGACGACGGTCCGAAACCGACCGGATTGCGCTACTGCATCGACGGTTTCGGGCTGGTCTTCCACCCGGCCGCTGCGTCGGCGACGTAA
- the flbT gene encoding flagellar biosynthesis repressor FlbT — MALKVELRPHERIIVGNCVITNTDQRARLLIDGDNVPILRERDILTPETADTPAKLVYLAVQLMYISPDPQTQHGTYFNLVRDIVTAVPSAWPIIEAINNNILNGDLYRALKDARKLIAYEEKLRSQFEATHPRAEADKDDVSSAA, encoded by the coding sequence ATGGCCCTCAAGGTCGAGCTCAGACCGCACGAACGCATCATCGTCGGTAACTGCGTGATTACCAACACGGACCAGCGCGCCCGCCTCCTGATCGACGGCGACAACGTGCCGATCCTGCGCGAGCGCGACATCCTCACGCCGGAGACCGCCGATACGCCAGCCAAGCTGGTCTATCTGGCGGTCCAGCTCATGTACATCTCGCCGGATCCGCAGACCCAGCACGGCACCTATTTCAACCTGGTGCGCGACATCGTCACCGCGGTGCCGAGCGCCTGGCCGATCATCGAGGCCATCAACAACAACATCCTGAACGGCGACCTCTACCGAGCGCTGAAGGACGCCCGTAAGCTGATCGCCTATGAAGAGAAGCTGCGGAGCCAATTCGAGGCCACCCATCCCAGGGCGGAAGCGGACAAGGACGACGTGAGCTCCGCCGCCTGA
- a CDS encoding aspartate aminotransferase family protein: MNEIIRNVRSSLAHTSLDPQDWTAFRALAHRMLDDAIDGIANVRARPVWQPIPDGVRSAFKTDVPHEASDLAEVYREFAERVAPYATGNVHPRFMGWVHGGGTAVGMLAEMLAAGLNANLGGRDHMPIEVERQIVEWMRRLFGFPDSASGIFVTGTSMANLMAVLVARNSALGTQARQHGIGNDGALLTAYTSQAAHGCVSRAMDIAGLGTDALRKIGVDADHRIDIAALRAQIVIDREVGFKPFLVVASAGTVDIGAIDDLMAVAELCREEEIWFHVDGAFGALAILSPELAPLLGGIELADSIALDFHKWGQVPYDAGFLLVRDGEQHRQAFAQPAAYLRREARGLAAGAVWPCDLGPDLSRGFRALKTWFTLKTFGTDRLGATIARSCALAKYLEGRVLAEPRLELLAPVNLNIVCFRYRADDAVNREIVADIQESGVAAPSSTTLDGRFAIRAAIVNHRTEEADIDALVAAVLDFGGRRSGDGVIEVESPPLAAQ; this comes from the coding sequence ATGAACGAGATCATCCGCAACGTGCGAAGCTCCCTTGCGCACACCTCGCTCGACCCGCAGGACTGGACCGCATTTCGCGCGCTCGCTCATCGCATGCTCGACGATGCTATCGACGGCATCGCCAACGTTCGGGCGCGCCCCGTCTGGCAGCCGATTCCCGATGGCGTCCGTTCGGCATTCAAGACCGACGTGCCGCACGAGGCGAGCGACCTCGCCGAGGTCTATCGCGAATTCGCCGAGCGCGTCGCGCCGTATGCGACAGGCAACGTCCATCCCCGCTTCATGGGCTGGGTGCATGGCGGCGGCACCGCGGTCGGCATGCTCGCGGAAATGCTCGCGGCGGGCCTCAACGCCAATCTCGGCGGCCGCGACCACATGCCCATCGAGGTCGAGCGCCAGATCGTCGAATGGATGCGCCGCCTGTTCGGCTTTCCGGACAGCGCGAGCGGCATCTTCGTCACGGGCACGTCGATGGCCAATCTGATGGCGGTGCTGGTGGCGCGCAACTCTGCGCTCGGCACGCAGGCGCGGCAACATGGCATCGGCAATGACGGCGCGCTGCTCACGGCCTATACGTCGCAAGCCGCGCATGGCTGCGTTTCCAGGGCGATGGACATCGCTGGGCTAGGCACCGATGCGCTGCGCAAGATCGGGGTCGATGCCGATCATCGCATCGACATTGCCGCGCTGCGCGCGCAGATCGTGATCGATCGCGAGGTCGGCTTCAAGCCGTTCCTGGTCGTCGCGTCTGCCGGCACGGTCGACATTGGTGCGATCGACGACCTCATGGCGGTCGCGGAGCTGTGCCGCGAGGAGGAGATCTGGTTTCATGTCGACGGTGCTTTCGGTGCGCTCGCGATTCTGTCGCCCGAGCTCGCGCCGCTGCTCGGCGGCATCGAGCTCGCCGATTCCATCGCGCTCGACTTCCACAAATGGGGACAGGTGCCCTACGATGCCGGCTTCCTGCTGGTGCGTGACGGTGAGCAGCATCGGCAGGCCTTTGCGCAGCCCGCGGCCTATCTGCGCCGCGAGGCGAGGGGGCTTGCGGCGGGGGCGGTCTGGCCGTGCGATCTCGGTCCCGATCTGTCGCGCGGCTTCCGCGCGCTGAAGACGTGGTTCACGCTGAAGACGTTCGGCACCGACCGGCTGGGTGCGACGATCGCGAGGAGCTGTGCGCTGGCGAAGTATCTCGAAGGGCGCGTACTGGCTGAACCGCGGCTGGAATTGCTGGCGCCGGTCAATCTCAACATCGTCTGCTTCCGTTACCGTGCCGACGACGCGGTCAATCGCGAGATCGTCGCCGACATCCAGGAGTCCGGCGTCGCGGCGCCGTCGAGCACGACGCTGGACGGCAGGTTCGCGATCCGGGCCGCGATCGTCAATCACCGAACCGAGGAGGCGGACATCGATGCGCTGGTCGCAGCCGTGCTGGACTTCGGCGGACGGCGAAGCGGCGACGGCGTGATCGAAGTCGAGTCACCGCCACTCGCGGCGCAATAG
- a CDS encoding flagellar protein yields MSINSINYSSSVLGSQIRNINQQLTDLSTQLSTGKLSQNYSGMGTNEGFAIAGRAQLSNIAAYTDTITNVNVNINLANTALQSLTTIRSTVQTGSANTAQDLNVNGQTIAQNTAAAQFGSMVGVLNTQSGSRYLFSGTAVNTQSVADAGDIINGTTTQVGFKTVMAERQAADLGNGMGRLVQTQPTASSIQVSEDVAGSPFGLKIKAVSSTLTGATVTGPSGSPVSFSVDLNGNNPSNGDKLSIQFTLPDGTTEQIDLTASTATPTPLGSFAIDASTPVNPTNTATNLNTALNTAIAKLANTSLVAASAIVAGDNFFNTASSAIGTPVNNQAAPPAPVTGATALSGASPSDSISPGFVAGDTITVNGTTLTFVGSGATGNQLNVTDSIQSLLGKIDQITGTSKPSTVHGGSITINIDDAASLSVTSSNTGALGSLGFGATPVTATQPPLRVGSSPASSATTLVNGSASTVKWYQGNDGPGSARSTAMARVDDSVTVQYGAQANEDAIRRQLQAIAVFGTFSTSPTGQYSGGQVAALSLRVTQALTQQPGQQRIEDIQTDIAMAQNTMKDASTRQTQAKAQLQTIIDQAESASPDQVASEILSLQNALQASYQVTSNLAQLSLVKFL; encoded by the coding sequence ATGTCGATCAACAGCATCAACTACTCCTCGTCGGTTCTCGGCTCGCAGATCCGCAACATCAATCAGCAGCTCACCGACCTGTCGACGCAGCTCTCGACCGGCAAGCTGTCGCAGAACTATTCCGGGATGGGCACCAACGAGGGCTTTGCGATCGCCGGGCGCGCGCAGCTCTCCAACATCGCCGCCTATACCGACACGATCACCAACGTCAACGTCAACATCAACCTCGCCAATACCGCGCTCCAGTCGCTGACGACGATCCGCAGCACGGTGCAGACCGGCTCGGCCAACACCGCCCAGGATCTCAACGTCAACGGCCAGACGATCGCGCAGAACACCGCCGCGGCCCAATTCGGCTCGATGGTCGGCGTGCTCAACACGCAGTCGGGCAGCCGCTATCTGTTCTCGGGAACCGCGGTCAACACGCAGTCGGTCGCGGATGCCGGCGACATCATCAACGGCACGACGACCCAGGTGGGGTTCAAGACCGTGATGGCGGAGCGGCAGGCCGCCGACCTCGGCAACGGCATGGGTCGTCTGGTGCAGACGCAGCCGACGGCGAGCTCGATACAGGTGTCGGAAGACGTCGCGGGCTCGCCGTTCGGCCTCAAGATCAAGGCGGTCTCCTCGACCTTGACGGGCGCGACCGTCACCGGCCCGAGCGGCTCGCCGGTGTCGTTCTCGGTCGATCTCAACGGGAACAATCCCAGCAACGGCGACAAGCTGAGCATCCAGTTCACCCTGCCGGACGGCACCACGGAGCAGATCGACCTGACCGCATCCACGGCGACGCCGACGCCGCTCGGCAGCTTCGCGATCGATGCCAGCACTCCCGTCAACCCAACAAATACTGCCACGAACCTCAACACGGCGCTGAACACGGCGATCGCGAAGCTCGCCAACACCTCGCTGGTGGCGGCCTCCGCGATCGTCGCCGGGGACAACTTCTTCAACACCGCAAGCTCTGCGATCGGCACGCCGGTCAACAACCAGGCGGCGCCGCCGGCGCCCGTCACCGGCGCGACGGCGCTGTCCGGCGCGAGCCCTTCGGACTCGATCTCGCCGGGTTTCGTCGCCGGCGACACCATCACGGTCAACGGCACCACGCTCACCTTCGTCGGATCGGGCGCGACCGGCAACCAGCTCAATGTCACCGACAGCATCCAGAGCTTGCTCGGCAAGATCGACCAGATCACGGGGACGTCGAAGCCCTCGACGGTCCACGGCGGTTCGATCACGATCAACATCGACGATGCGGCGAGCCTGAGCGTCACCAGCTCCAACACCGGCGCGCTCGGTTCGCTCGGTTTCGGCGCGACGCCCGTGACTGCCACGCAGCCGCCGCTGCGCGTCGGCTCCTCGCCGGCGAGCTCGGCGACGACGCTGGTCAACGGTTCGGCCAGCACCGTGAAATGGTACCAGGGCAATGACGGGCCCGGCTCGGCGCGCTCCACTGCGATGGCGCGCGTCGACGATTCCGTCACGGTGCAGTACGGCGCCCAGGCGAACGAGGACGCGATCCGCCGGCAATTGCAGGCGATCGCGGTGTTCGGGACGTTCTCGACCTCGCCGACCGGGCAGTATTCGGGCGGGCAGGTCGCTGCGCTGAGCCTGCGGGTGACGCAGGCGCTGACCCAGCAGCCCGGTCAGCAGCGTATCGAGGACATCCAGACCGACATCGCGATGGCTCAGAACACGATGAAGGATGCCTCCACGCGCCAGACCCAGGCCAAGGCGCAACTCCAAACCATCATCGACCAGGCGGAATCGGCTTCGCCCGACCAGGTCGCGAGCGAGATCCTGTCGCTGCAGAACGCGCTCCAAGCCTCCTACCAGGTGACCTCGAACCTGGCGCAGCTCTCGCTCGTCAAGTTCCTGTAA
- the flgK gene encoding flagellar hook-associated protein FlgK yields the protein MGLSSALASAMSGLRANQAALSIVSSNVANSQTPGYVVQTPNQIEVTTGDFGSTVMTTGVSRELDTYVLNQLRTETGGSGYADQMANILKQLQNVYGTPGNSGTLETALNNFTTALQALSTSSGASSAQTVALGAAQTLAQQLNLTTKGIQSLRSNVEQDLGTSALAANAAMQKVADINTKLQGLSANDPSAATLMDQRDEAINTLSKYVDVRVTTDGSNQANIYTTTGIQLVGAGLASQFSFASAGALSATSLYNIDPAKSGVGALTVKLPNGSQLDVVANSVVSSGQIAADLKLRDETLVQAQNQIDQLAATMSSALSDKTTAGSTVSGPPAGFDIDLAGAQPGNTATITYTDTTTNTQRQITLVNVTDPAALPLQNATNANPMQIGVNFSGGLGAIASALNTALSGSHLTFSAAPSPATATTLRITDDSTGLAKINSSSITKTISSLTSGNPQLPLFTDGGQALYTGAITASGLQMTGLAGRIAVNTQLVSDPTRLSVYSTSPVTPAGDTTRSDYLYSQLTSAVFSYSPQSGLGSASQPFTGSVSNFLQQFLSVQANASTQATQLQQGQSVVVSTLQAKFNSTSSVNLDSEMSNLIQLQNAYAANAHVMSVVQSMMNTLLQAQV from the coding sequence ATGGGTTTGAGTTCAGCCCTCGCCAGTGCGATGAGCGGTCTGCGTGCCAACCAGGCCGCACTCTCGATCGTCTCCTCGAACGTCGCGAATTCGCAGACGCCGGGTTACGTCGTCCAGACACCGAACCAGATCGAGGTCACGACCGGCGACTTCGGCTCGACGGTGATGACGACCGGCGTCAGCCGTGAGCTCGACACCTATGTGCTGAACCAGCTTCGCACCGAAACCGGCGGCAGCGGTTACGCAGACCAGATGGCCAACATCCTGAAGCAGCTTCAGAATGTCTATGGCACGCCCGGCAACAGCGGCACGCTCGAAACCGCGCTGAACAATTTCACCACGGCGCTGCAGGCGCTGTCGACCAGCTCGGGTGCGTCGTCGGCGCAGACCGTCGCGCTGGGCGCGGCGCAGACGCTGGCGCAGCAGCTCAACCTCACCACCAAGGGCATCCAGTCGCTGCGCTCCAACGTCGAGCAGGATCTCGGCACCTCGGCGCTGGCCGCCAATGCGGCGATGCAGAAGGTCGCCGACATCAACACCAAGCTCCAGGGCCTGTCGGCCAACGATCCCTCGGCCGCGACGCTGATGGACCAGCGCGACGAGGCCATCAACACGCTGTCGAAATATGTCGACGTCCGCGTCACCACCGACGGTTCGAACCAGGCCAACATCTACACCACGACAGGTATCCAGCTGGTCGGCGCCGGGCTCGCCTCGCAATTCTCCTTTGCCTCGGCCGGCGCGCTGTCGGCGACCTCGCTCTACAACATCGATCCGGCCAAGTCCGGCGTCGGCGCCCTCACCGTCAAGCTGCCGAACGGCTCGCAGCTCGATGTCGTCGCCAACAGCGTGGTCTCGTCGGGCCAGATCGCGGCCGACCTGAAGCTGCGCGACGAGACGCTGGTGCAGGCGCAGAACCAGATCGACCAGCTCGCCGCGACGATGTCGAGCGCACTGTCCGACAAGACCACGGCTGGCAGCACGGTGTCCGGCCCGCCGGCCGGCTTCGACATCGACCTTGCCGGTGCGCAGCCGGGCAACACCGCCACCATCACCTACACGGACACGACGACCAACACGCAGCGCCAGATCACGCTGGTCAACGTGACCGATCCGGCGGCGCTGCCGCTCCAGAATGCGACGAACGCCAATCCGATGCAGATCGGCGTGAACTTCTCCGGCGGCTTGGGCGCGATCGCCTCGGCACTCAACACGGCGCTGTCGGGCTCGCACCTGACCTTCTCCGCCGCGCCGTCGCCGGCGACCGCCACGACGCTGCGGATCACGGATGACAGCACCGGCCTTGCCAAGATCAATTCGTCCTCGATCACCAAGACGATCTCGTCGCTGACCTCGGGCAATCCGCAGCTGCCGCTATTCACCGACGGCGGACAGGCGCTCTATACCGGCGCGATTACCGCCTCAGGCTTGCAGATGACCGGCCTTGCCGGGCGTATCGCCGTGAACACGCAGCTCGTCAGCGATCCGACCAGGCTGTCGGTCTACAGCACTTCGCCGGTGACGCCCGCGGGCGACACCACGCGCTCGGACTATCTCTACTCGCAGCTTACCTCGGCGGTGTTCTCCTATTCGCCGCAGAGCGGTCTCGGCTCGGCGAGCCAGCCCTTCACCGGCAGCGTTTCGAACTTTCTCCAGCAGTTCCTGAGCGTGCAGGCCAATGCCTCGACCCAGGCCACCCAGCTCCAGCAGGGCCAGAGCGTCGTGGTCTCGACGCTGCAGGCCAAGTTCAATTCGACCTCCAGCGTCAATCTCGACTCGGAGATGTCGAACCTGATCCAGCTCCAGAATGCCTATGCCGCCAACGCCCATGTGATGTCGGTGGTGCAGAGCATGATGAACACGTTGCTCCAGGCTCAAGTGTAA